The following are encoded in a window of Rosa chinensis cultivar Old Blush chromosome 4, RchiOBHm-V2, whole genome shotgun sequence genomic DNA:
- the LOC112199619 gene encoding cell wall / vacuolar inhibitor of fructosidase 1, which yields MKSSVRLAGFACLIHVVFLSISHCRVFLPNDLRLIEQTCNKTPHRDLCVSALTSDPESAGADVKGLARIMANVILRKVTSDTQHKIEGMIAHSPGDQRLTKCRDDYKVIKTKIDSTNASITKGDYKSAEESMNDAIAEANICEGRFPGRSPLIYENKLEADIADLAAEIVIM from the coding sequence ATGAAGAGTTCAGTACGTCTAGCAGGTTTCGCATGTCTCATTCATGTTGTGTTTCTCTCCATTAGCCATTGCAGGGTTTTCTTGCCGAACGATCTCAGGCTTATTGAGCAAACATGCAACAAAACACCACACCGCGATCTTTGTGTCTCTGCTCTTACCTCGGACCCTGAGAGTGCCGGTGCAGATGTCAAAGGCTTAGCCCGCATAATGGCTAATGTTATACTTAGGAAAGTCACAAGTGATACCCAGCACAAGATCGAGGGGATGATTGCGCATAGCCCAGGAGACCAACGCTTAACTAAATGTAGAGATGATTACAAAgtaatcaaaacaaaaattgacTCCACCAATGCATCTATTACTAAAGGCGATTATAAGTCGGCAGAGGAAAGCATGAATGATGCTATCGCTGAAGCTAATATATGCGAAGGTCGTTTTCCAGGCAGATCTCCTCTGATATATGAGAACAAACTTGAGGCTGATATTGCTGATTTAGCTGCTGAAATAGTAATTATGTAG